The following are encoded together in the Microcaecilia unicolor chromosome 12, aMicUni1.1, whole genome shotgun sequence genome:
- the PIFO gene encoding protein pitchfork codes for MEQELQGRLKQISFGSTQERKQFPYYCAPDRLGNELAPIRGLPRISPNTYKVDKVTGMIYCLRMKPQSLKGYTLGARTAQRFPPDWKRDLPSPSEYQSVWMKERVFTPNFAPFSAKTERFEKRMSDATLFPGPGTYSHELCENRKVSWPMKFGSPDWSLVPSLEKRTLKSELITDKEFRKNRNRVAYLSLYYS; via the exons ATGGAGCAGGAGCTGCAGg GAAGGCTGAAGCAGATCTCCTTTGGTTCCACCCAGGAGCGGAAGCAATTTCCCTACTACTGTGCCCCAGACCGCCTGGGAAATGAACTAGCACCCATCCGGGGGCTGCCCCGCATTTCACCAAACACCTATAAAGTTGATAAG GTGACTGGAATGATATATTGCCTGCGTATGAAACCGCAGAGTTTAAAGGGTTACACGCTGGGTGCAAGAACAGCACAGAGATTTCCCCCAGACTGGAAG CGGGATCTTCCATCACCCTCAGAATACCAGTCAGTATGGATGAAGGAGAGagtatttacaccaaattttgcTCCATTTTCTGCCAAAACAGAACGGTTTGAGAAGAGGATGTCAGACGCCACATTATTCCCTGG CCCCGGAACGTACAGTCACGAACTCTGTGAGAATAGGAAGGTATCATGGCCAATGAAATTTGGGTCCCCAGACTGGTCTCTGGTGCCGTcgctggagaagaggaccttAAAGTCAGAG CTGATAACAGATAAAGAATTCCGGAAGAACAGAAACCGGGTAGCCTACCTGAGCCTCTATTACAGCTGA